The following proteins come from a genomic window of Dermacentor albipictus isolate Rhodes 1998 colony chromosome 8, USDA_Dalb.pri_finalv2, whole genome shotgun sequence:
- the LOC139049243 gene encoding tigger transposable element-derived protein 6-like → MTAQLFEEYMCQLDWCFAAQQRNVLVMLNNMSAHVDLDDMASIKLLFLPPKKTVLAHPLNQGIIRSVKQIYWKNLLHRMLLAMYSNKTYSIDLLGAIHLLTHSWMQVLPATVQNCLARAKFVVHEGGSDKVDEDI, encoded by the coding sequence ATGACTGCTCAGCTTTTTGAAGAGTACATGTGCCAGCTAGACTGGTGTTTTGCCGCCCAGCAAAGGAACGTACTTGTCATGCTCAACAACATGTCGGCACATGTCGATTTAGATGACATGGCAAGTATCAAGCTGCTGTTCTTGCCGCCCAAGAAGACAGTGCTTGCTCATCCCCTCAATCAAGGCATCATCCGCTCTGTGAAGCAGATATACTGGAAGAATCTATTGCATAGAATGTTGCTCGCCATGTATAGCAACAAGACCTACTCGATAGACCTTCTGGGTGCCATACACCTGCTTACACACTCCTGGATGCAGGTCCTGCCTGCGACTGTGCAGAACTGCTTGGCACGAGCGAAATTTGTTGTGCATGAAGGTGGCAGCGACAAAGTTGATGAAGACATTTAA